A part of Synchiropus splendidus isolate RoL2022-P1 chromosome 19, RoL_Sspl_1.0, whole genome shotgun sequence genomic DNA contains:
- the arhgap23a gene encoding rho GTPase-activating protein 23 isoform X2 has translation MWAAKNVDLTKICTPMPAAMLPCPTLAGPDWSFQNPVGVDCSSPEPRCIWVAVLRGTPGPPPSPPPAMPSGCRQNRYPSRAKGRRDALSSTGDNPRPPMVARPGREGLGVGWKGPRTLVLQKNSQGFGFTLRHFIVYPPESALHTNLKDEENGNGKGFQRGKLEPMDTIFVKNVREKGPAHQAGLCTGDRLVKVNGESILGKTYSQVIALIQNSESVLELSIMPKDEDVLQLAYSQDAYLSGNEPFSGGAENLPPPPPLCYPRAKTTSPSGAPPSAPMGQNQLDNWSRWPGSSSASSPLDNRSTVGSPASWQESRSGEPGGVGHSSPAHRTEEIQYGMTSQQPQGQTRGRSYSSSSSSGPLSSPLQVHYPNHHSGSSTRKTSSVWNSPPLPQMSQSRTERCQQALSDWYYSQVPERSGRSIQTRHRSYSQDRLSDSRRQRQQTGGWPHSASQDTLLLQQSGPHGEPHWSYGDWEGGVDRGHASSNYTRTRSENLLAQYDRHGRSLEMLDRATGMVSPRFERPSWNQPPKPPPRTVTYQRDGGHFSAPQPRPKPQHSQSHSQPQPQQQAAPQNRRLPAGQSMDDQPVGYRSYSPSFYRKTGRIMQQAHSFRDPSYSGPHLNWNPAPKTSPPESTPSPLSASTTTPESQDKVYRPTNHERERGPVEAEVVAQTQEVVLRQKPPTGRRNAYGMRHPHYALPIDGLEPSLFSTDPQESFTVPESTGDAAPRKANGNLVPLTVEDDSLASIPFIDEPTSPSADLRARHVPASSVVSSGMNSAPAVVTSPASPTFTFPVNRLFSRDCTITSERSKSCDEGLNTFKEEGRVFSRLPKRVKSFFTDGSLDNIGSAEEVRSKRHSTSELGNIIYSDVLREGWLHYKQILTEKGKKVGSGMRPWKRVFSVLRSHSLFLYKDKREAVLRGATIGGGAEDEQPISIRGCLVDIAYSETKRKHALRLTTQDFCEYLLQAEDRDDMLDWIKVFRENSKTDSEELGFTRQALINKKLNDYRKQSPTGSKPDSSPRLPRMKPPFLMAKTESALGAPRSPKPESKDDGGPPKSPWGINIMKKTKKAGPKAFGVRLEECQPGVNNKFIPLIVEICCGLVEEMGLEYTGIYRVPGNNAMVSMLQDQLNKGVDINPTEEKWQDLNVVSSLLKSFFRKLPEPLFTNDKYNDFIEANRMEDASERLKTMKKLIRDLPDYYYHTLKFLVCHLKTVADNSDKNKMEPRNLALVFGPTLVRTSEDNMKDMVTHMPDRYKIVETLIQHCHWFFNEEPDKDEKTPVDTEDLQPAPNIDHLLSNIGRTGLLGEASDSTNSDSAKSKASWGSKRDLTAKDFLTLSIMSAVTGRKRRKRHNGRRMGSSTDDDSEQEPVKPVHAGAEEEGEEESPVRDTAPRAEGEEEDDGEEDEDEEIVEKVEEDVVVVSSCREEESGGGQAPEDEGQGKVKVPVWRAPEDARSIVSGYSTLSTLGRSLGSEGRGDDADDEHSELVSETDNESGFVSRSLTQEWPDKAAAESTPLSAPRSYLYTHYKPPILLPTNLLATPEPAERSEGGARSTTPSSSSSTSHRLHSRPSFNSHKLIQCDTLARKKLKGEKVKARSLDLLELSGTTQSGESGSEVRREPSRTNPSSCSSQESLRLGGSRAAVPPSEAASFTPTRAQKDPVRTRLLGSADDLRSVGLRKPLSPETRRKRRAWRRHTVVASPTETPDKRPPLTVTEFPLSPISPNQEKTTGLPREAEGLDPGARQAPPSRFHQYL, from the exons ATGTGGGCAGCCAAAAATGTGGATCTGACAAAAATCTGTACTCCAATGCCCGCTGCCATGCTCCCATGCCCAACACTGGCCGGGCCTGACTGGAGTTTCCAGAACCCGGTGGGAGTCGACTGCAGTTCGCCAGAACCCCGTTGCATCTGGGTGGCGGTGCTTCGTGGCACCCCAGGACCACCTCCATCCCCTCCACCTGCCATGCCCTCGGGGTGCCGACAGAACCGTTATCCATCACGG GCTAAGGGGCGTAGGGATGCTCTCTCCTCCACAGGGGACAATCCTCGGCCCCCCATGGTGGCCCGGCCAGGGAGAGAGGGCCTTGGAGTGGGCTGGAAAGGCCCAAGgacgctggttcttcaaaagaATTCCCAGGGTTTTGGTTTTACCCTCCGTCACTTCATCGTTTACCCCCCTGAATCCGCCCTTCACACCAACCTTAAG GATGAAGAGAATGGCAATGGGAAGG GGTTTCAACGAGGCAAGCTGGAGCCGATGGACACCATTTTTGTCAAGAATGTGAGGGAGAAAGGTCCGGCGCACCAGGCGGGACTATGCACAG GGGATCGGCTGGTGAAAGTAAACGGAGAGAGCATTCTGGGAAAGACGTACTCTCAGGTGATCGCCCTCATTCAGAACAG CGAGAGTGTGCTGGAGCTCTCCATTATGCCCAAAGATGAAGACGTTCTTCAGCTG GCATACTCCCAGGATGCCTACCTGAGTGGCAACGAACCATTTTCTGGGGGAGCAGAGAAcctccctccaccccctcccctcTGCTATCCTCGGGCAAAGACTACATCACCATCGGGGGCTCCCCCATCGGCGCCTATGGGCCAGAACCAGCTGGATAACTGGAGTCGCTGGCCCGGTTCTTCTAGTGCTTCGTCCCCCCTCGACAACCGCTCCACTGTTGGAAGTCCTGCCAGCTGGCAGGAAAGTCGCTCTGGAGAGCCAGGTGGTGTGGGTCACAGCAGCCCTGCCCACCGAACAGAAGAGATCCAGTATGGCATGACCAGCCAGCAGCCACAGGGACAGACCAGGGGGCGCTCTTATTCTTCTTCGTCCTCATCAGGCCCTTTATCCAGCCCTCTTCAAGTCCACTATCCCAACCATCACTCTGGCAGCTCCACACGGAAGACCAGCTCAGTCTGGAATAGTCCCCCTCTGCCCCAGATGAGTCAGAGTCGAACAGAGCGATGCCAGCAGGCACTGTCAGACTGGTACTACAGTCAGGTGCCTGAGCGCTCAGGAAGGAGCATCCAAACCCGTCATCGCAGCTACTCTCAGGACCGGCTTAGCGATTCGCGGCGGCAGCGGCAGCAGACGGGCGGGTGGCCGCACAGTGCCTCACAGGACACTCTACTGCTCCAGCAGTCTGGACCACACGGCGAGCCCCACTGGTCCTATGGAGATTGGGAAGGGGGCGTGGACAGGGGCCACGCTTCCTCAAACTACACTCGAACTCGTTCTGAAAACCTGCTAGCTCAGTATGATCGGCATGGTCGCTCATTGGAGATGCTGGACCGAGCAACTGGAATGGTTTCTCCTCGATTTGAAAGGCCGTCTTGGAACCAGCCTCCAAAACCTCCTCCAAGAACTGTTACATACCAAAGGGATGGGGGGCATTTCAGTGCTCCACAACCGAGGCCCAAGCCTCAACACTCTCAATCACATTCTCAACCCCAACCTCAGCAGCAAGCAGCCCCCCAGAACAGGCGTCTTCCTGCTGGGCAGAGCATGGATGACCAGCCAGTTGGCTACCGTAGTTACAGCCCATCTTTTTACCGAAAGACTGGTCGCATCATGCAGCAAGCGCACTCATTCAGAGACCCTTCATACTCTGGCCCACATTTGAACTGGAACCCTGCTCCAAAAACAAGCCCCCCAGAGAGCACCCCTTCACCACTTTCTGCCTCAACCACGACACCCGAATCCCAGGACAAGGTGTATCGGCCTACTAATCACGAGAGGGAACGGGGTCCAGTAGAGGCCGAGGTGGTGGCACAGACCCAAGAAGTAGTGCTGAGGCAAAAACCCCCAACCGGGCGAAGAAATGCCTACGGCATGCGTCACCCCCACTATGCGTTGCCCATAGATGGCTTGGAGCCGTCACTATTTTCCACTGACCCACAAGAGTCCTTTACTGTTCCGGAATCCACAGGGGATGCAGCCCCCCGGAAAGCAAATGGAAACCTTGTCCCACTAACCGTGGAAGACGACTCCCTTGCATCTATCCCTTTCATAG ATGAGCCGACCAGTCCAAGCGCTGACTTGCGCGCACGCCATGTGCCGGCGTCCTCAGTGGTCTCCAGCGGCATGAACTCGGCACCGGCCGTGGTCACCAGCCCCGCCTCCCCCACCTTCACCTTCCCCGTCAATAGGCTTTTCTCCCGTGACTGCA CCATCACCTCCGAGCGCTCCAAGTCATGTGACGAGGGACTCAACACATTCAAGGAGGAGGGGCGCGTCTTCTC GCGGCTACCAAAGAGAGTCAAGAGCTTCTTCACAGACGGG TCTCTGGACAATATCGGGTCGGCAGAGGAGGTGCGGTCCAAGCGCCATTCCACGTCGGAGCTGGGAAACATCATCTACAGTGATGTGCTGCGAGAAGGATGGTTGCATTACAAACAGATCCTCACAGAGAAGGGCAAG AAGGTGGGGAGCGGCATGCGTCCATGGAAGCGGGTCTTTTCCGTGCTGCGCTCCCACTCGCTCTTCCTCTACAAGGACAAGAGGGAGGCGGTGCTGAGAGGCGCCACCATTGGAGGAGGCGCCGAGGACGAGCAGCCCATCAGCATCCGCGGCTGCCTGGTGGACATCGCCTACAGCGAGACCAAACGCAAGCACGCGCTGCGACTGACAACGCAGGACTTCTGCGAGTACCTGCTGCAGGCGGAGGACCGCGACGACATGCTGGACTGGATCAAGGTGTTCCGAGAgaacagcaagacagacagtgAG GAGCTGGGCTTCACCCGACAGGCGCTGATCAACAAGAAACTCAACGATTACAGGAAACAGAG tcCAACTGGGAGTAAGCCTGATTCCTCTCCTCGACTTCCACGCATGAAGCCCCCCTTCCTGATGGCCAAGACGGAGAGTGCTCTCGGGGCTCCGCGGTCCCCTAAACCAGAGAGCAAAG ATGACGGTGGACCGCCGAAGTCTCCGTGGGGAATCAAcatcatgaagaagacaaagaaggcGGGGCCCAAAGCTTTTGGTGTGAGGTTGGAGGAGTGCCAGCCGGGAGTCAACAACAAG TTCATCCCCCTGATCGTGGAGATCTGCTGTGGTCTGGTGGAGGAGATGGGTTTGGAGTACACAGGGATCTACCGTGTCCCCGGGAACAACGCCATGGTGTCCATGCTGCAGGATCAGCTCAACAAGGGAGTGGACATCAACCCTACAGAAGAG AAATGGCAGGACCTCAATGTTGTCAGCAGTCTACTCAAGTCGTTCTTCAGGAAACTTCCAGAGCCACTGTTCACCAATG ATAAATACAATGACTTCATTGAAGCCAACAGAATGGAGGATGCATCAGAACGATTGAAGACCATGAAGAAACTG ATCCGAGACTTGCCGGATTATTACTACCACACTCTGAAGTTCCTGGTGTGTCACCTGAAGACTGTAGCGGACAACTCTGACAAAAACAAG ATGGAGCCTCGTAACCTGGCTCTGGTGTTTGGGCCGACCTTGGTGCGCACTTCAGAGGATAACATGAAAGACATGGTCACACACATGCCTGACCGCTACAAGATAGTGGAGACGCTCATCCAGCAC TGCCACTGGTTTTTCAATGAGGAGCCTGACAAGGACGAGAAG ACACCGGTGGACACAGAGGACCTGCAGCCCGCCCCCAACATTGACCACCTGCTGTCAAACATCGGGAGGACGGGTCTGCTTGGTGAGGCATCAG ACTCAACCAACAGTGACTCAGCAAAGTCAAAG GCGTCATGGGGGTCAAAGAGAGACCTGACAGCGAAGGACTTCCTGACTCTGTCGATCATGTCAGCGGTGACGGGCCGCAAGCGCAGGAAACGCCACAACGGGAGGCGAATGGGCAGCAGCACCGACGACGACTCGGAGCAGGAGCCAGTCAAACCTGTCCACGCAGGAGCGGAGGAGGAAGGGGAAGAGGAGTCACCGGTCAGGGACACAGCACCGCGGGCAGAaggcgaggaggaggatgacggggaggaggatgaagatgaggaaatTGTAGAGAAAGTAGAAGAGGACGTGGTGGTGGTTTCCAGCTGTAGAGAGGAGGAGTCAGGAGGGGGTCAGGCTCCTGAGGACGAGGGACAGGGGAAGGTGAAGGTGCCGGTGTGGAGGGCTCCAGAGGACGCTCGCTCCATCGTATCTGGTTACTCCACCTTGTCCACGTTAGGGCGGAGCCTGGGCTCGGAAGGACGAGGCGATGATGCCGACGACGAGCACAGTGAGCTGGTGAGCGAGACCGACAACGAGAGCGGCTTCGTGTCGCGCTCCCTCACGCAGGAGTGGCCCGACAAAGCAGCAGCGGAGAGCACTCCATTGTCAGCGCCACGCAGCTACCTTTACACTCACTACAAGCCCCCCATTCTCTTGCCCACTAACCTCCTGGCCACACCGGAGCCTGCGGAGAGGAGCGAAGGAGGCGCTCGCTCCACCAcgccttcatcctcctcctccacctctcacaGACTCCACTCTCGTCCCTCCTTCAACTCTCACAAGCTCATCCAGTGTGACACTCTGGCCAGGAAGAAGCTGAAGGGAGAGAAGGTCAAAGCCCGATCGCTGGACCTGTTGGAGCTGTCCGGTACCACTCAGAGTGGCGAGTCCGGGTCGGAGGTGAGGAGAGAGCCATCCCGGACCAACCCATCCTCCTGCAGTAGCCAGGAGAGTCTCCGTCTGGGGGGCAGCAGAGCGGCCGTCCCGCCCAGCGAAGCTGCGTCCTTCACCCCCACCAGGGCGCAGAAGGACCCGGTGCGAACGCGACTGCTCGGCTCCGCCGACGACCTGCGCAGCGTGGGACTGAGGAAGCCGCTGTCCCCTGAGACGCGGCGGAAGAGGCGAGCGTGGCGCAGACACACCGTGGTGGCCTCCCCGACGGAGACCCCCGACAAAAGACCCCCGCTGACAGTCACCGAGTTCCCTTTGTCTCCCATCTCCCCAAACCAGGAGAAAACTACCGGGCTGCCTCGGGAGGCCGAGGGGCTTGACCCAGGAGCACGTCAGGCCCCGCCCTCTAGATTCCACCAGTACCTTTGA
- the arhgap23a gene encoding rho GTPase-activating protein 23 isoform X3 — protein MWAAKNVDLTKICTPMPAAMLPCPTLAGPDWSFQNPVGVDCSSPEPRCIWVAVLRGTPGPPPSPPPAMPSGCRQNRYPSRAKGRRDALSSTGDNPRPPMVARPGREGLGVGWKGPRTLVLQKNSQGFGFTLRHFIVYPPESALHTNLKDEENGNGKGFQRGKLEPMDTIFVKNVREKGPAHQAGLCTGDRLVKVNGESILGKTYSQVIALIQNSESVLELSIMPKDEDVLQLAYSQDAYLSGNEPFSGGAENLPPPPPLCYPRAKTTSPSGAPPSAPMGQNQLDNWSRWPGSSSASSPLDNRSTVGSPASWQESRSGEPGGVGHSSPAHRTEEIQYGMTSQQPQGQTRGRSYSSSSSSGPLSSPLQVHYPNHHSGSSTRKTSSVWNSPPLPQMSQSRTERCQQALSDWYYSQVPERSGRSIQTRHRSYSQDRLSDSRRQRQQTGGWPHSASQDTLLLQQSGPHGEPHWSYGDWEGGVDRGHASSNYTRTRSENLLAQYDRHGRSLEMLDRATGMVSPRFERPSWNQPPKPPPRTVTYQRDGGHFSAPQPRPKPQHSQSHSQPQPQQQAAPQNRRLPAGQSMDDQPVGYRSYSPSFYRKTGRIMQQAHSFRDPSYSGPHLNWNPAPKTSPPESTPSPLSASTTTPESQDKVYRPTNHERERGPVEAEVVAQTQEVVLRQKPPTGRRNAYGMRHPHYALPIDGLEPSLFSTDPQESFTVPESTGDAAPRKANGNLVPLTVEDDSLASIPFIGSIKSSRRSSYLLAITSERSKSCDEGLNTFKEEGRVFSRLPKRVKSFFTDGSLDNIGSAEEVRSKRHSTSELGNIIYSDVLREGWLHYKQILTEKGKKVGSGMRPWKRVFSVLRSHSLFLYKDKREAVLRGATIGGGAEDEQPISIRGCLVDIAYSETKRKHALRLTTQDFCEYLLQAEDRDDMLDWIKVFRENSKTDSEELGFTRQALINKKLNDYRKQSPTGSKPDSSPRLPRMKPPFLMAKTESALGAPRSPKPESKDDGGPPKSPWGINIMKKTKKAGPKAFGVRLEECQPGVNNKFIPLIVEICCGLVEEMGLEYTGIYRVPGNNAMVSMLQDQLNKGVDINPTEEKWQDLNVVSSLLKSFFRKLPEPLFTNDKYNDFIEANRMEDASERLKTMKKLIRDLPDYYYHTLKFLVCHLKTVADNSDKNKMEPRNLALVFGPTLVRTSEDNMKDMVTHMPDRYKIVETLIQHCHWFFNEEPDKDEKTPVDTEDLQPAPNIDHLLSNIGRTGLLGEASDSTNSDSAKSKASWGSKRDLTAKDFLTLSIMSAVTGRKRRKRHNGRRMGSSTDDDSEQEPVKPVHAGAEEEGEEESPVRDTAPRAEGEEEDDGEEDEDEEIVEKVEEDVVVVSSCREEESGGGQAPEDEGQGKVKVPVWRAPEDARSIVSGYSTLSTLGRSLGSEGRGDDADDEHSELVSETDNESGFVSRSLTQEWPDKAAAESTPLSAPRSYLYTHYKPPILLPTNLLATPEPAERSEGGARSTTPSSSSSTSHRLHSRPSFNSHKLIQCDTLARKKLKGEKVKARSLDLLELSGTTQSGESGSEVRREPSRTNPSSCSSQESLRLGGSRAAVPPSEAASFTPTRAQKDPVRTRLLGSADDLRSVGLRKPLSPETRRKRRAWRRHTVVASPTETPDKRPPLTVTEFPLSPISPNQEKTTGLPREAEGLDPGARQAPPSRFHQYL, from the exons ATGTGGGCAGCCAAAAATGTGGATCTGACAAAAATCTGTACTCCAATGCCCGCTGCCATGCTCCCATGCCCAACACTGGCCGGGCCTGACTGGAGTTTCCAGAACCCGGTGGGAGTCGACTGCAGTTCGCCAGAACCCCGTTGCATCTGGGTGGCGGTGCTTCGTGGCACCCCAGGACCACCTCCATCCCCTCCACCTGCCATGCCCTCGGGGTGCCGACAGAACCGTTATCCATCACGG GCTAAGGGGCGTAGGGATGCTCTCTCCTCCACAGGGGACAATCCTCGGCCCCCCATGGTGGCCCGGCCAGGGAGAGAGGGCCTTGGAGTGGGCTGGAAAGGCCCAAGgacgctggttcttcaaaagaATTCCCAGGGTTTTGGTTTTACCCTCCGTCACTTCATCGTTTACCCCCCTGAATCCGCCCTTCACACCAACCTTAAG GATGAAGAGAATGGCAATGGGAAGG GGTTTCAACGAGGCAAGCTGGAGCCGATGGACACCATTTTTGTCAAGAATGTGAGGGAGAAAGGTCCGGCGCACCAGGCGGGACTATGCACAG GGGATCGGCTGGTGAAAGTAAACGGAGAGAGCATTCTGGGAAAGACGTACTCTCAGGTGATCGCCCTCATTCAGAACAG CGAGAGTGTGCTGGAGCTCTCCATTATGCCCAAAGATGAAGACGTTCTTCAGCTG GCATACTCCCAGGATGCCTACCTGAGTGGCAACGAACCATTTTCTGGGGGAGCAGAGAAcctccctccaccccctcccctcTGCTATCCTCGGGCAAAGACTACATCACCATCGGGGGCTCCCCCATCGGCGCCTATGGGCCAGAACCAGCTGGATAACTGGAGTCGCTGGCCCGGTTCTTCTAGTGCTTCGTCCCCCCTCGACAACCGCTCCACTGTTGGAAGTCCTGCCAGCTGGCAGGAAAGTCGCTCTGGAGAGCCAGGTGGTGTGGGTCACAGCAGCCCTGCCCACCGAACAGAAGAGATCCAGTATGGCATGACCAGCCAGCAGCCACAGGGACAGACCAGGGGGCGCTCTTATTCTTCTTCGTCCTCATCAGGCCCTTTATCCAGCCCTCTTCAAGTCCACTATCCCAACCATCACTCTGGCAGCTCCACACGGAAGACCAGCTCAGTCTGGAATAGTCCCCCTCTGCCCCAGATGAGTCAGAGTCGAACAGAGCGATGCCAGCAGGCACTGTCAGACTGGTACTACAGTCAGGTGCCTGAGCGCTCAGGAAGGAGCATCCAAACCCGTCATCGCAGCTACTCTCAGGACCGGCTTAGCGATTCGCGGCGGCAGCGGCAGCAGACGGGCGGGTGGCCGCACAGTGCCTCACAGGACACTCTACTGCTCCAGCAGTCTGGACCACACGGCGAGCCCCACTGGTCCTATGGAGATTGGGAAGGGGGCGTGGACAGGGGCCACGCTTCCTCAAACTACACTCGAACTCGTTCTGAAAACCTGCTAGCTCAGTATGATCGGCATGGTCGCTCATTGGAGATGCTGGACCGAGCAACTGGAATGGTTTCTCCTCGATTTGAAAGGCCGTCTTGGAACCAGCCTCCAAAACCTCCTCCAAGAACTGTTACATACCAAAGGGATGGGGGGCATTTCAGTGCTCCACAACCGAGGCCCAAGCCTCAACACTCTCAATCACATTCTCAACCCCAACCTCAGCAGCAAGCAGCCCCCCAGAACAGGCGTCTTCCTGCTGGGCAGAGCATGGATGACCAGCCAGTTGGCTACCGTAGTTACAGCCCATCTTTTTACCGAAAGACTGGTCGCATCATGCAGCAAGCGCACTCATTCAGAGACCCTTCATACTCTGGCCCACATTTGAACTGGAACCCTGCTCCAAAAACAAGCCCCCCAGAGAGCACCCCTTCACCACTTTCTGCCTCAACCACGACACCCGAATCCCAGGACAAGGTGTATCGGCCTACTAATCACGAGAGGGAACGGGGTCCAGTAGAGGCCGAGGTGGTGGCACAGACCCAAGAAGTAGTGCTGAGGCAAAAACCCCCAACCGGGCGAAGAAATGCCTACGGCATGCGTCACCCCCACTATGCGTTGCCCATAGATGGCTTGGAGCCGTCACTATTTTCCACTGACCCACAAGAGTCCTTTACTGTTCCGGAATCCACAGGGGATGCAGCCCCCCGGAAAGCAAATGGAAACCTTGTCCCACTAACCGTGGAAGACGACTCCCTTGCATCTATCCCTTTCATAG GCAGTATTAAATCCAGTCGCCGTTCCTCCTATCTTCTAGCCATCACCTCCGAGCGCTCCAAGTCATGTGACGAGGGACTCAACACATTCAAGGAGGAGGGGCGCGTCTTCTC GCGGCTACCAAAGAGAGTCAAGAGCTTCTTCACAGACGGG TCTCTGGACAATATCGGGTCGGCAGAGGAGGTGCGGTCCAAGCGCCATTCCACGTCGGAGCTGGGAAACATCATCTACAGTGATGTGCTGCGAGAAGGATGGTTGCATTACAAACAGATCCTCACAGAGAAGGGCAAG AAGGTGGGGAGCGGCATGCGTCCATGGAAGCGGGTCTTTTCCGTGCTGCGCTCCCACTCGCTCTTCCTCTACAAGGACAAGAGGGAGGCGGTGCTGAGAGGCGCCACCATTGGAGGAGGCGCCGAGGACGAGCAGCCCATCAGCATCCGCGGCTGCCTGGTGGACATCGCCTACAGCGAGACCAAACGCAAGCACGCGCTGCGACTGACAACGCAGGACTTCTGCGAGTACCTGCTGCAGGCGGAGGACCGCGACGACATGCTGGACTGGATCAAGGTGTTCCGAGAgaacagcaagacagacagtgAG GAGCTGGGCTTCACCCGACAGGCGCTGATCAACAAGAAACTCAACGATTACAGGAAACAGAG tcCAACTGGGAGTAAGCCTGATTCCTCTCCTCGACTTCCACGCATGAAGCCCCCCTTCCTGATGGCCAAGACGGAGAGTGCTCTCGGGGCTCCGCGGTCCCCTAAACCAGAGAGCAAAG ATGACGGTGGACCGCCGAAGTCTCCGTGGGGAATCAAcatcatgaagaagacaaagaaggcGGGGCCCAAAGCTTTTGGTGTGAGGTTGGAGGAGTGCCAGCCGGGAGTCAACAACAAG TTCATCCCCCTGATCGTGGAGATCTGCTGTGGTCTGGTGGAGGAGATGGGTTTGGAGTACACAGGGATCTACCGTGTCCCCGGGAACAACGCCATGGTGTCCATGCTGCAGGATCAGCTCAACAAGGGAGTGGACATCAACCCTACAGAAGAG AAATGGCAGGACCTCAATGTTGTCAGCAGTCTACTCAAGTCGTTCTTCAGGAAACTTCCAGAGCCACTGTTCACCAATG ATAAATACAATGACTTCATTGAAGCCAACAGAATGGAGGATGCATCAGAACGATTGAAGACCATGAAGAAACTG ATCCGAGACTTGCCGGATTATTACTACCACACTCTGAAGTTCCTGGTGTGTCACCTGAAGACTGTAGCGGACAACTCTGACAAAAACAAG ATGGAGCCTCGTAACCTGGCTCTGGTGTTTGGGCCGACCTTGGTGCGCACTTCAGAGGATAACATGAAAGACATGGTCACACACATGCCTGACCGCTACAAGATAGTGGAGACGCTCATCCAGCAC TGCCACTGGTTTTTCAATGAGGAGCCTGACAAGGACGAGAAG ACACCGGTGGACACAGAGGACCTGCAGCCCGCCCCCAACATTGACCACCTGCTGTCAAACATCGGGAGGACGGGTCTGCTTGGTGAGGCATCAG ACTCAACCAACAGTGACTCAGCAAAGTCAAAG GCGTCATGGGGGTCAAAGAGAGACCTGACAGCGAAGGACTTCCTGACTCTGTCGATCATGTCAGCGGTGACGGGCCGCAAGCGCAGGAAACGCCACAACGGGAGGCGAATGGGCAGCAGCACCGACGACGACTCGGAGCAGGAGCCAGTCAAACCTGTCCACGCAGGAGCGGAGGAGGAAGGGGAAGAGGAGTCACCGGTCAGGGACACAGCACCGCGGGCAGAaggcgaggaggaggatgacggggaggaggatgaagatgaggaaatTGTAGAGAAAGTAGAAGAGGACGTGGTGGTGGTTTCCAGCTGTAGAGAGGAGGAGTCAGGAGGGGGTCAGGCTCCTGAGGACGAGGGACAGGGGAAGGTGAAGGTGCCGGTGTGGAGGGCTCCAGAGGACGCTCGCTCCATCGTATCTGGTTACTCCACCTTGTCCACGTTAGGGCGGAGCCTGGGCTCGGAAGGACGAGGCGATGATGCCGACGACGAGCACAGTGAGCTGGTGAGCGAGACCGACAACGAGAGCGGCTTCGTGTCGCGCTCCCTCACGCAGGAGTGGCCCGACAAAGCAGCAGCGGAGAGCACTCCATTGTCAGCGCCACGCAGCTACCTTTACACTCACTACAAGCCCCCCATTCTCTTGCCCACTAACCTCCTGGCCACACCGGAGCCTGCGGAGAGGAGCGAAGGAGGCGCTCGCTCCACCAcgccttcatcctcctcctccacctctcacaGACTCCACTCTCGTCCCTCCTTCAACTCTCACAAGCTCATCCAGTGTGACACTCTGGCCAGGAAGAAGCTGAAGGGAGAGAAGGTCAAAGCCCGATCGCTGGACCTGTTGGAGCTGTCCGGTACCACTCAGAGTGGCGAGTCCGGGTCGGAGGTGAGGAGAGAGCCATCCCGGACCAACCCATCCTCCTGCAGTAGCCAGGAGAGTCTCCGTCTGGGGGGCAGCAGAGCGGCCGTCCCGCCCAGCGAAGCTGCGTCCTTCACCCCCACCAGGGCGCAGAAGGACCCGGTGCGAACGCGACTGCTCGGCTCCGCCGACGACCTGCGCAGCGTGGGACTGAGGAAGCCGCTGTCCCCTGAGACGCGGCGGAAGAGGCGAGCGTGGCGCAGACACACCGTGGTGGCCTCCCCGACGGAGACCCCCGACAAAAGACCCCCGCTGACAGTCACCGAGTTCCCTTTGTCTCCCATCTCCCCAAACCAGGAGAAAACTACCGGGCTGCCTCGGGAGGCCGAGGGGCTTGACCCAGGAGCACGTCAGGCCCCGCCCTCTAGATTCCACCAGTACCTTTGA